CACTTGGGAGACGCTGACCTTTGCTTGACAAAGTCCCTAAACCTCTCTCTTAATCAGCGGGAGCCGCTTTGATGCAATAGTTCTCCTTGACTTTCCCCAGTACTGCCAGACCCTTCAAGGGATTCAGTGTGATTTCTCCTGCGACGCCTACCCTGTACTTCTAATTCCAAATCTCTAACCTGTCTACACAAATGTTCCAACTCTTGATCCCTCTTGTAACGCTGCTCCTGCTTGGGGATATTAGATGCTAATCGGTAAAGGTGCGAGGATCCCTCCCCTGAGCTTGACCACTCGCTATCTCGCTTATACCATCGGTCTTGATCCTTCTTTTGTCTCCTTTCCCTTCAACTCGAGCCCCTGGAAGATCCTCTAGATCCACTACCTGCAACGCTCACTGAATTTTGATCATCCATACTCAATTATCATCGATTTCCTCTGAGCCTTCAGCTAAGTAGGAGATTCTCAtaaacggcgccaattgtgtGTGCCCGTTCCTCTGTTAATGGGCCAACCGTGTgattgggctcacaatttactTGTTATTGTGGGTTTAAGGGTATCCtacaatgggaagttcctcaagaTGAAGATTAAGGCCCACAAGAATTGCTGATCAAGCTAACTAAACACTTTTGCTCTTGAATTTTCTCACTCGTTTTCTCTATCTATTCTCTAGCTCTTTACTATACATTGTCTAACCTCTTTCTCTCCTGCGTTTCTCCTATTTGTAGCATTCCTCCAATGGGCTGGCAATGATTACCTTTAGCATTTCTAGTGCGAGTGGAACCCTTGAGAATTATTCCTGACATACGTGGGTCCCACCTTGGAAACAGGGTTTTCAGGCTTTAAGACTCTCAATAGACGTCAAGGGTTGCTCAGACTGAACTCTAAGCATAGTGGAACCCTGAGAAGTCTGTAACCGGGGGTCTACCCCCCTAGCAATGCTGGTTAAGCCTACCATGGGAGTGGCACCAGCCTCGTGGCCCATCGGCCTGCTGGTAGTGGGCCGACTACTGTACACTATTTAtgctaaaaaatttgtatgcaaataaatcatttaaacattatataacttaattaataaaataaccaTCAAACTACAAATTCTATTAAATGACACATCTCATGATCAGTGGCAGAGCTTGGAaatttttccagatttttcCAGGGAGGGCCAACCTAAATATAACaggattcttaaaaaaatttactcaaaattgattttgaatttataaaaaattacagtCTAAGGAAgcaatatctatttatttaagtttgaaTCTTTGAACCTTTCTAAGGGTTAAACatctaaaatttcattatttggGATAGAAGATTGAGCAATAGCTTTTAGAtcttaaacttatttttttctcttaaaatatgtatatattgtgGTTATTTTCCCATGTATTACAGTAATTTGTAATCTATATAAGTAGGGCTCTGTTACTGTTAGCATTTGAGGAGTCTACAGGAAACGAATGGGCCTAAATGTAGatagttttgggttttttttttttgtacaaatttaattttgtggTTGTTTTGTACTAGTTCACAAatagttttgggtttttttttttttgtacaaatttaattttgtggTTGTTTTGTACTAGTTCACAAATTTCAGGGCCAATTATAAAGTTTAAAGATCTAAATTGAAGATTTTGAGAtgtcaaattattaaatttgagGGGGCCAGTAAGAAAATTGTTGTTCAATATATGCAAATTACACTATTATCTTTGGCTCTGCCAATGCTCACGAATGTTTTGACTTAGAtttttaataaagtaatatatatatatatatatatatttaaaccaCATTTTTTAGTAAGACAGAAGGGTCATATTTATTCACTTTTACAAAGGTAAAGGACGAAACTAACAAAAAtgaaactcaataaaaaaaatttgacaattaaaatataatgaGTAAATTACACTCTTCCGCTTTAAACTATCATTTCAATTAAACTTTACCCCTTAAACTATCAGAACACACGACTAACTTCTCAAAATTGTAACTCTGTTTCAATGTCTTCACTCCACTACCATCTATTTTAGTGTTAAGTTTGGTAGAATTTAATATTGATAGACCAATTTACCCCTTTATCCAAACGAAACAGCTAAAAGTAAATTTGTCTTTTAGTACAAAATTCCATTTAAGATTAACGATAAAACAAACGATAGGGTGTTTTTAAGTATAATGAATTCACCACCACATGTCTTTGGTGCGATGGttactccataagtataagtgcttgtgggatgtggggggtaagggttGAGATTCAAATCTCTAGGAAAgaatttcacatacatatacacttagattaggttaaagtaaaaattctatcttatataaataaataaataaaaaataaaactgaagCGAATTCTTAAAATTAGAGGATTGATTGTGTCTTTTAATGCTTAAAAGGGATAAAATTGTAATCGGAATAATAGTTTAGAACTTTAGAATGATAAGGTGTATCGtgatcaaataaaaattaagaggttaaattgaattaaaaaaaaaaaaaaaaaccctcaatgAGTGACGTGACCCCGTGGCACGGTTAACTAATAGAGAAGTAAAAAAGAAACCTACGTCCGCTCCTCTCCTGGCCTGACGAAAATATGCGTGGTCTTCcgaggggaagagagagagccaGAGCCAGCCCTtaattctctctccctctttcttcaactcacaaatattttcataactaaacataaacaaacaaaaatagtagaaaAAGCCGGAGGAGAACAAAACGGTGTCGTCGataaattttgctttttttttttctttttttttttttcttcactgcCTAAATCGTACTACACGTCtggtaatttaatttttcttcatcaATTATCTATTCTAGTTAACATTCTCgtgattttatttaaaaatataatcacTTTGTGAAATCGAAAGCTTTCTGCTTTTGGAGTTTGACATTGTTAGGGTTTCCGTATTTTGTTGATTTCTAAGCTGATTTTCCTTATCGAATTGTTTGTGCGGTTTTTGATTTATGAGAAAGTATGTAACTTTGCAATTCATATTGCTATTAAtttaggttttgatttttttttttttttttttttaagagcaatTGATATGATTCAAAACAAGAAGAAGCTGAATTGTGCATTGTGTATGAGTTTCATAGTTCATATCTGAACAAAATCGTTTCATTTGGGTGGATTATGTGATATCAATGTGAAAATGCTGtaaatttagttttagttttttggttgttgataatttgatatttgcGGAGGTGGATTGGAACTCCGGGCGGCTCGGTTAGTTGAGCTACAGGCCTCTTGGCAcaataaatttagtttttttttttttgggttctagTATTTTAGGCTTGACATTGTTGGATTTGTCAGATGGGTGGTGGGAATGGGGAGCAGTGAGTAGCGAATTCAGAATTGTTACTCTTTGGCATCTTCTTCTTTGGCTTAGCAGAGATGATACTGaagaaattatttattgtgCTTTAGATTAAAGGCTCTTGGatgattcttcatttttttttttaaagtaagatGCTTGATGGGTGGTGTAGTATAACAGGATATGGCCGGTATAAGGAAGCATCTTCATGATACACAAATTGCCAGTTATGCTGTTTTTGTTAAAGCATTTTCTTGTCTCATTGAATTTAGTTCCTTGGCTTGGTCCAAATGTAACTTACTAATCATCGCTATATACATGCGCTCAAATAGTTTAAAGAGTTTGTCTAAGCGTGATGGCTTGGAGAGAGCTCAAACTGGTACATTTATAATGGTTGGAAACCCGTACAATGTTTAAAGAGTTTATCTAAGTGTGTTCCTCACTCTATGTTCCTATGTAGTTTACATGCAGTCCAAAGTAGGATTCTTTAGTCTCTTACTAGAAGCATTTATCTTTGTCTCAGCCTTGAATTATCTATTAGTCGTGAGTTTTGATTATATTCTTTGTTGGCTTATGAACTTTTTGGCTGTTGAGTGCATGTACTAATTTAGATCCTTTTTGCAGATCAAATTCTTTTGGGTTGTATCTTTGTGCTTTTCTGGATGGGCGCTCCTAAGCAAAAATGGACACAAGAAGAGGAAGCAGCGCTTAAAGCTGGAGTTATTAAGCATGGGGCTGGTAAATGGCGCACAATACTTAAAGATCCAGAATTTAGTGGTGTCTTATATCTCCGTTCAAACGTAGATCTCAAGGTATAGTTCTTTTGACATTATTTACTGGGTAGAGTTTATGCCTAGAAAGGGATATGTAGATACTTTTTTAGACAGTTTccattataaatatttgaaacaaATGCTTTATGCTGAACTGTCTATATTTTggaataaatttatcaattaattTGCTTTTGATGCTGTATAGGACAAGTGGAGAAATATGAGTGTAATGGCAAATGGATGGGGTTCCCGAGAGAAGGCTAGGTTAGCTGTTAAAAGGGTGCCACATATCTCTAAACAGGAGGAGAACTCTATGGCTCTTGGTAATGTTGTTCAAAGTGATGAAGAAATGATGGACACTAAGCCTCTTTCAGTTTCTAGTGAAACAGCGCAGGTTGCTACTCCAAAGAGGTCTATTGTAAGGTTAGACATTTTTATCAATTGATGTTTGAGTATTTTATTTCCACAACTTTAGTAGGTGGAAAGTAGTTTCAGTAAGACAGTAACACAGTCTCAAGCAGTTATATTCCTTTTTAATCAGTTTTATGTTCTATTGATGGCCATAAGGGTTCTTTTATATGCAGCCTGTGCATTCCTGGTATGTAGTTTCGAAACATAATATCCCTAGGGCTTGAATCAGTAAATATAGctaaacatattgaactgaaaaGAGCAAAGTATGAGTGGAGAACTGAAGTCTGCACTGATGAAACTCTTACATCTTATTACTGTTATATATAGCGAGcatcttgtgtgtgtgtttgttttgggtttaataacagaatatttttatgattcatatgtAGTGTTGGAAAACTTATAGTTGGAGCCATGATAAATATTGAGAAGTTTGTGTCATAATAGTTAAGCCTGAATGGGAGTTGCCTCATGGAAAATGAGTCATCAGGTTGtggaaaaaaatgcaaacaccCCCAACTCCAATGATTTCTACTCTCTTGTTTGCTTGTACaaaaaaacatgcaacatgTCCCCAATATAGCCCCAACCCCAACTTGCAAGTTTGTCTCTTGTGGATATCCTGTGTTTTGGTAGTGAGCCCACGGGTAATAGCATGCTTAGGTATAGCTTTGGAAAACCATATCAGTTTCCACACCTATAGTTAGTAGATGAGGTTCACGAGGTCACAAGCACCATGTGACGTGATTAATGATGTCTCCTGAAACAAGGGACCGTGATGTGGTAGCTTTTGGTGGAGTGGTGTTTGTGGTGGTTTTTGGCTATGAATTTGTAGGTGATGGCATGGGAATGATGTTGGTGATGGGTTtatgctctaataccatgttaatgTCACTTAGGGTATTAAGGTGATTAATGTGATTGGGAGAATTAAAGAATGCTGTATGCAGCCTCAGGATGGTGGCTGTGTTTTTTATAAATCactaacataaaataaattagattacAAAATTGCCTTTTATGTTGTTTAACATGTATATgaatatgtatgtgtatatttAATTTCTTCAATATACAATTTAACAGTGGTAACAAACAAGTGCCATTTTTGGAAAACTTGGTCTATTTACTAGATTTATACCTGTTATTGAAAGCACTGTTATTTTTGTGGGttggaaaatataatttagaaacACTGGAATTTTTATGTTaacattatatatgtttatgtgcTCATTTTGACTTCACTTTTATAGGTTGGACAATCTTATATTTGAGGCTATAACCAACTTGAAGGAGCCTGGCGGTTCTAATAAGACAAATATTGCTACATACATAGAggtagtttaaaaaaaaaaaaaaaacagatatcATGGAAAGCAATGTATTTTAATTCTTGAGTGGATGTTCTGTAAGACTTTCTAGTCTTATGACTGTTTGTTCTTTTCTAGTCCTAGTTTCATGACTCTTTGATCTTACATTATGCTAAGTGGGCCCATCAAAATTATACATTTGAACATTTTGTATATGTGCGAGGATTAAATGGTCCTTACATTTTCCATTGTGggtccaaatgttaatttttatagTTTGTGGTTGAGGAATCAAAAGTGAATTTTGTGAGAACTTGTCATCAACTCTAACTCTTGTTACTGAACACATATAATGATTGGGCATTGAATTTGAGTTGTTAAGTAGTTTGTAATGACATCAGACATCTACTGGTACATGTCATGAAAGAAATCAACTCAAATCTTTCATAGCACCTCCCACCCTAGAACTTCTTTCCCAACCCAAAACTAAGTTCCATCTTGTTAATTCACACCACTCATCTTATTGATTTTTTAGCACAACATGGTATTCTTTGTTACATCAGACCTTTAATGGCACGTGTTATGGTAAAGCTTCACAACTGTATTTTAATCTAGCAAGACACCTTATCTACACTTCCCCTTGATATTCCCTTCAAAGCTCAAAGCCCAAACCAAGATTCATGGTTTCTAATTGAACATTTGTACATTGAACTGAGTCACCATCGAACTTGAACCTATAAGTTATACCACAATAGTAATATATGCCATTTTTGCTGCCAGACCATGGGTTGTACCAGTGTTTGTGCTATGCTTTAGGAAGTATAATATGCAAGCGCTCCTTTTTCTAGCACAGATGGAATGGTGCTATATATATCATTATCATATTCTGAAATCAGCTGAGTTGCATTCCTTATTTTGTAGGAACAATATTGGGCACCCCCAGATTTTAAGAGGTTATTATCAGCAAAGTTAAAGTATTTGACAGCAAATGGGAAACTAATTAAGGTAATTATACCCATCCAATGCAACTTTCTTGAGCCAATTGGGCAGTTGCTGACCATCTCTTTGCAAAACTTCTACGGATCCTTATTAAATGCCAAAACATGTTCAGCTGTATTaatgttgtgtgtgtttttttgggaaaatttaagATTAAGGAATGTTAATTAAGCACCTCTTGTAGGTCATCCTGCCATGAACCAACAAAC
This portion of the Castanea sativa cultivar Marrone di Chiusa Pesio chromosome 7, ASM4071231v1 genome encodes:
- the LOC142643338 gene encoding telomere repeat-binding factor 1-like isoform X1 — encoded protein: MGAPKQKWTQEEEAALKAGVIKHGAGKWRTILKDPEFSGVLYLRSNVDLKDKWRNMSVMANGWGSREKARLAVKRVPHISKQEENSMALGNVVQSDEEMMDTKPLSVSSETAQVATPKRSIVRLDNLIFEAITNLKEPGGSNKTNIATYIEVKRRYRIAPTPAFSDRRRISSMLAPEGRQRVFPKVEKDDAHIFSKTQIDIDLAKMRTMTAQEAAVAAAEAVAEAEAAIAEAEEAAREAELAEADAEAAQAFAAAAVKTLKGRNNPKMVQMIRA
- the LOC142643338 gene encoding telomere repeat-binding factor 1-like isoform X2, with translation MGAPKQKWTQEEEAALKAGVIKHGAGKWRTILKDPEFSGVLYLRSNVDLKDKWRNMSVMANGWGSREKARLAVKRVPHISKQEENSMALGNVVQSDEEMMDTKPLSVSSETAQVATPKRSIVRLDNLIFEAITNLKEPGGSNKTNIATYIEEQYWAPPDFKRLLSAKLKYLTANGKLIKVKRRYRIAPTPAFSDRRRISSMLAPEGRQRVFPKVEKDDAHIFSKTQIDIDLAKMRTMTAQEAAVAAAEAVAEAEAAIAEAEEAAREAELAEADAEAAQAFAAAAVKTLKGRNNPKMVQMIRA